In Planifilum fimeticola, a single window of DNA contains:
- a CDS encoding MBL fold metallo-hydrolase, whose amino-acid sequence MKYSVLASGSTGNALYIETDQVRLLVDAGLSGKQLEQHLRSIGVDPKSLNAILVSHEHIDHVKGLGVFARRYNIPVYMNEATWAALPSSVGTINEACRNVLESGAVLDIGDLKIETFEVSHDAAEPIGFRFQHGNESLALVTDLGYVNRRIVDRVSGVDALIFESNHDVNMLRMGSYPWNVKRRILSDVGHLSNEDAGEALAEILAGNGEQVSLAHLSQENNLMELAHMTVRQFLEEADLKVGRDVHLWETYPDRPTPLRSVKAGGRS is encoded by the coding sequence ATGAAATACAGTGTCCTCGCCAGCGGAAGCACCGGGAACGCCCTGTATATCGAAACGGATCAGGTGCGCCTTCTGGTGGATGCCGGCCTGTCCGGCAAGCAATTGGAACAGCATCTGCGAAGCATCGGGGTGGATCCGAAGTCGCTGAACGCCATCCTCGTTTCCCATGAACACATCGACCATGTCAAGGGGCTGGGAGTGTTCGCGCGCCGGTACAATATCCCCGTCTACATGAACGAAGCCACCTGGGCGGCCCTCCCCTCCTCCGTGGGAACGATCAACGAGGCCTGTCGAAATGTGCTGGAAAGCGGGGCCGTCCTGGATATCGGGGATCTGAAAATTGAAACCTTCGAAGTTTCCCACGACGCGGCGGAACCGATCGGATTCCGCTTCCAGCACGGCAACGAATCCTTGGCCCTGGTCACCGATCTCGGGTATGTCAACCGGAGGATCGTCGACCGGGTCTCCGGCGTCGATGCCCTCATCTTCGAAAGCAATCACGACGTGAACATGCTTCGCATGGGTTCCTACCCCTGGAACGTCAAACGGCGCATCCTGAGCGACGTCGGCCACCTTTCCAACGAGGACGCCGGCGAAGCCCTTGCCGAAATCCTCGCAGGCAACGGCGAACAGGTTTCCCTGGCCCACCTGAGCCAGGAAAACAACCTGATGGAACTGGCTCACATGACGGTCCGCCAATTCCTGGAGGAGGCGGATCTGAAGGTGGGGCGGGATGTCCATCTGTGGGAAACGTATCCGGACCGCCCCACTCCGCTGCGCTCCGTCAAGGCCGGGGGTCGATCCTGA
- the rplI gene encoding 50S ribosomal protein L9 yields the protein MKVIFQQDVKGHGKKGEVKEVAEGFARNYLFPRKLAVEASSANLNALKDQQRRERLRKERERAEAQELAERLKDLRVVIPAKAGEGGRLFGAVTSKQISRHLKDAHGIQVEKKKIQLEEPIRSLGVTQVPVKLHPEVTVTIPVQVVEE from the coding sequence ATGAAAGTCATCTTTCAACAGGACGTCAAGGGACACGGGAAAAAGGGAGAAGTGAAGGAAGTGGCGGAAGGATTCGCCCGCAATTATCTGTTCCCCCGCAAGCTGGCCGTTGAAGCCTCGTCCGCCAATCTGAACGCGCTGAAGGATCAGCAGCGCCGGGAGCGCCTTCGCAAGGAGCGGGAACGGGCCGAAGCGCAGGAGCTGGCGGAACGCCTCAAAGATCTCCGCGTCGTGATTCCCGCCAAGGCCGGTGAGGGAGGACGCCTGTTCGGAGCCGTCACCTCCAAGCAGATCAGCCGCCATCTGAAGGATGCGCACGGGATTCAGGTGGAAAAGAAGAAGATTCAACTGGAGGAACCCATCCGTTCCCTCGGAGTTACCCAGGTTCCGGTCAAACTTCATCCCGAAGTGACGGTCACGATTCCGGTGCAAGTCGTGGAAGAATGA
- the dnaB gene encoding replicative DNA helicase, with the protein MSELFADRLPPHNLEAEQAVLGAILMDPQALTLVAERLRPDDFYRQGHQRLFQAMLNVAERGEPVDLVTVSEELQKTKQLEEVGGVSYLTELADSVPTSAHADHYARIVEEKAILRRLIRTATQIATSGYTGGDDVAEIIDDAERKILDISQRRIRKAFLPIRDILMDTYERIEQMHENQGELTGIPTGFPDLDRMTSGLQRSDLIILAARPSMGKTAFALNLAQNVALHAGETVAIFNMEMPAIQLVQRMLSAEGNIDAQVFRTGNLGEEDWEKLTMAIGTLAEVPIFIDDTPGLTVFDIRAKLRRLQAEHGLGLVVIDYLQLIRGRGGESRQQEISEISRSLKLLARELNVPVIALSQLSRAVEQRQDKRPMLSDLRESGSIEQDADIVAFLYRDDYYDEESERKNIMEVIIGKHRNGPVGKVELLFLKNYNKFLSLDLKHDAPPPQ; encoded by the coding sequence ATGAGTGAGCTGTTTGCGGACCGCCTGCCGCCTCACAATTTGGAGGCGGAACAGGCCGTGTTGGGAGCCATTCTCATGGATCCCCAGGCGTTGACGCTGGTGGCGGAACGGCTGAGGCCCGATGATTTTTACCGCCAGGGGCACCAGCGGCTCTTCCAGGCCATGCTCAACGTGGCGGAACGGGGAGAGCCGGTCGATCTGGTGACGGTGTCGGAAGAACTGCAAAAGACCAAACAGCTGGAGGAAGTGGGGGGCGTTTCCTACCTGACGGAATTGGCCGACTCCGTCCCCACCTCCGCCCATGCGGATCACTACGCCCGAATCGTCGAGGAGAAGGCGATTCTCCGCCGTCTGATCCGCACCGCGACCCAGATCGCCACCTCCGGTTACACCGGCGGGGATGATGTGGCGGAAATCATTGACGATGCGGAACGAAAAATTCTGGATATTTCCCAACGACGGATCCGCAAGGCCTTTCTCCCGATTCGGGATATCCTGATGGATACCTACGAGCGGATCGAGCAGATGCATGAAAACCAGGGTGAATTGACGGGGATTCCCACGGGGTTCCCCGATCTGGACCGGATGACCTCCGGACTGCAGCGCTCGGATCTGATCATCCTGGCGGCCCGCCCCAGCATGGGGAAAACGGCTTTCGCCCTCAATCTCGCTCAAAACGTGGCCCTCCACGCCGGTGAGACGGTGGCCATCTTCAACATGGAGATGCCGGCCATCCAGCTGGTGCAGCGGATGCTGTCCGCCGAGGGGAACATCGACGCCCAGGTGTTTCGCACCGGAAACCTCGGCGAAGAGGATTGGGAAAAGCTGACGATGGCCATCGGCACCCTGGCAGAAGTCCCCATCTTCATCGACGACACTCCCGGTCTCACCGTTTTCGACATCCGGGCCAAATTGCGCCGGCTGCAGGCGGAACACGGGTTGGGGCTGGTGGTGATCGACTACCTCCAGCTGATCCGGGGCCGCGGCGGGGAGAGCCGGCAACAGGAGATCTCCGAAATTTCCCGTTCCCTGAAGCTCCTCGCCCGGGAGCTGAACGTGCCGGTCATCGCCCTCTCCCAGCTTTCCCGGGCGGTGGAACAGCGCCAGGACAAGCGTCCCATGCTGTCGGACCTTCGGGAATCGGGATCGATTGAGCAGGATGCGGACATCGTCGCTTTTTTGTACCGGGATGATTACTACGACGAAGAGTCGGAAAGAAAAAATATCATGGAAGTGATCATCGGAAAGCATCGGAACGGTCCCGTGGGGAAGGTGGAGCTCCTTTTTCTCAAGAACTACAACAAATTTTTGAGCCTCGACCTGAAGCACGATGCACCGCCGCCCCAATGA
- a CDS encoding adenylosuccinate synthase, which yields MSTVVVVGTQWGDEGKGKITDFLAERAEVVARYQGGNNAGHTIVFGGNRYKLHLIPSGIFYRDKICVLGNGMVLNPEALVEELDYLRSHGVSPDNLRISDRAHLILPYHIKLDMVEEARKGEGKIGTTGKGIGPAYMDKAARIGIRVGDLMEPDLFAEKLKRNLEEKNRLLERVYDTSGFFFDEIYDKYLQLGEKFRAYVTDTSVVLNDAIDQGRRVLFEGAQGVMLDIDQGTYPFVTSSNPVAGGVCIGSGVGPTKIHHVIGVAKAYTTRVGDGPFPSEMKDAIGDHIREKGREYGTTTGRPRRVGWFDSVVVRHARRVSGITGLSLNSLDVLTGLPTVKICTAYRWRGKILENVPASLKVLAECEPVYEELPGWTEDISGVRRLDDLPLAAQHYVERITQLTGIPLTLFSVGPDREQTIQVRPAYA from the coding sequence ATGTCAACGGTGGTCGTCGTCGGAACCCAGTGGGGGGATGAGGGAAAAGGAAAGATCACCGATTTTCTCGCCGAAAGGGCGGAGGTGGTCGCCCGTTATCAGGGAGGAAACAACGCGGGGCACACGATCGTGTTCGGCGGAAACCGGTACAAGCTGCACCTGATCCCTTCCGGGATCTTTTACCGGGACAAGATCTGCGTCCTGGGAAACGGGATGGTGCTCAATCCGGAGGCTCTGGTGGAAGAGCTGGATTACCTGAGAAGTCACGGCGTTTCGCCGGATAACCTGCGCATTTCCGACCGGGCCCATCTCATCCTGCCTTACCACATCAAGTTGGACATGGTGGAGGAGGCACGGAAGGGAGAAGGAAAAATCGGAACGACCGGCAAGGGCATCGGCCCCGCTTACATGGATAAAGCGGCCAGAATCGGCATTCGCGTCGGCGATTTGATGGAACCGGATCTCTTCGCCGAGAAGCTGAAGAGGAACCTGGAGGAAAAGAACCGGCTTTTGGAACGGGTGTACGATACCAGCGGGTTTTTCTTCGACGAGATCTACGACAAGTATCTCCAGCTGGGAGAGAAGTTTCGCGCCTATGTGACGGATACCTCCGTGGTGCTGAACGATGCCATCGACCAGGGGCGGCGCGTTCTCTTTGAGGGAGCCCAGGGCGTCATGCTGGATATCGACCAGGGCACCTATCCCTTCGTCACCTCTTCCAACCCGGTCGCCGGAGGGGTGTGTATCGGGAGCGGCGTGGGACCGACGAAAATTCATCACGTGATCGGAGTGGCCAAAGCCTACACCACCCGCGTGGGCGACGGGCCCTTCCCCTCGGAAATGAAAGATGCCATCGGTGATCACATTCGGGAAAAGGGCCGGGAATACGGAACCACCACCGGACGCCCCCGCCGCGTCGGCTGGTTTGACAGCGTAGTGGTCCGCCACGCCCGGCGGGTCAGCGGCATCACCGGCCTCTCCCTCAACTCCCTGGACGTGCTGACGGGGTTGCCGACGGTCAAGATTTGCACGGCCTATCGCTGGCGTGGAAAGATCCTGGAGAATGTTCCCGCAAGCCTGAAGGTCCTCGCCGAGTGCGAGCCGGTCTACGAGGAATTGCCCGGCTGGACGGAGGATATCTCCGGCGTGCGCCGCTTGGACGATCTTCCCCTGGCGGCCCAGCACTATGTGGAGAGGATCACCCAGCTGACGGGGATTCCTTTGACGCTGTTCTCCGTCGGTCCGGATCGGGAACAGACCATCCAGGTTCGGCCGGCTTACGCCTGA
- the yycH gene encoding two-component system activity regulator YycH, whose amino-acid sequence MKERIKSAALFLLIVLSFLQTGMLWYSSPSYQENKPSYIQPPLIGNEQYNQIPLHERVAPFPIVVHRSGKPGWILPNEPAYRDFLNRLYQAQWDEPEPVVPQPKEWNHLYQKAVGVELQFTNDLPADAIDVMNREEISVSGINQISRIWIHGDSRGENTRLWLISDRERKVLESEIDFPEFNAWLAEVERKVQPVKPHFVTGKIPLDEEKDGKHSAFPSAVYLPDLPLTVRSYTYPLKQIKVEDIKWLFTDPNQIWTLPSEEGDTYTDGNRMLQHNQRKQTMVYRDLRSEPKTSSAAIELEILNQFMKTHNGWTGSYSLDRRIKEDNIHLYIFRLMVGGLPVYWPGEKEKGEAGPDTIRLKVSSDRVAEYHRSLRYLSSEPSDSQDALLPGLDTVIRELADRGLSLNQLRRLIPGYQLKVLRDHVRLEPVWIALKKNGESVLLIP is encoded by the coding sequence ATGAAGGAGCGGATCAAGTCGGCGGCGCTCTTTTTGCTGATCGTCCTCAGCTTTCTGCAAACCGGGATGCTGTGGTACAGCTCCCCTTCCTATCAGGAAAACAAACCGTCGTATATCCAACCCCCCCTGATCGGCAACGAGCAGTACAACCAGATTCCGCTGCACGAACGGGTGGCTCCCTTTCCCATCGTCGTGCATCGAAGCGGAAAACCGGGTTGGATCCTTCCCAATGAGCCGGCTTACCGGGATTTTCTCAACCGGCTCTATCAAGCCCAATGGGACGAGCCGGAACCGGTGGTTCCCCAGCCGAAGGAGTGGAACCATCTGTATCAAAAGGCCGTGGGGGTGGAACTGCAGTTTACCAATGATCTGCCCGCCGACGCCATCGATGTGATGAACAGGGAGGAGATTTCCGTCTCCGGCATCAACCAGATCAGCAGGATCTGGATCCATGGAGATTCGAGGGGGGAAAACACCCGCCTCTGGCTGATCTCCGACCGGGAGCGGAAGGTGTTGGAGAGCGAGATCGACTTCCCGGAGTTCAACGCATGGCTTGCGGAAGTGGAGCGGAAAGTCCAACCGGTGAAGCCTCACTTCGTCACCGGAAAGATCCCCCTGGATGAGGAAAAGGACGGGAAACATTCCGCTTTTCCCTCGGCGGTCTACCTTCCCGACCTACCGCTGACCGTCCGCAGCTACACTTATCCCCTGAAGCAGATCAAGGTGGAGGACATCAAATGGCTGTTCACCGATCCGAACCAAATCTGGACCCTTCCCTCTGAGGAGGGAGACACCTATACCGACGGAAACCGGATGTTGCAGCACAATCAACGGAAACAAACGATGGTGTACAGGGACTTGAGATCGGAGCCGAAGACCTCGTCGGCGGCGATCGAACTGGAAATCCTGAACCAGTTCATGAAGACCCACAACGGGTGGACGGGATCCTATTCCCTGGACCGCCGGATCAAGGAGGACAACATCCACCTCTACATTTTCCGTTTGATGGTCGGCGGTCTCCCGGTTTACTGGCCCGGGGAGAAAGAAAAGGGAGAGGCGGGACCGGACACGATCCGGTTGAAGGTCTCTTCCGACAGGGTGGCGGAGTATCACCGCTCCCTCCGCTACCTCTCTTCGGAACCCTCCGACTCCCAGGACGCGCTGCTCCCCGGTCTGGACACGGTGATCCGGGAGCTAGCCGACCGCGGCCTCTCCTTGAATCAGCTGCGCCGTCTCATCCCGGGATACCAGCTGAAGGTGCTTCGGGATCACGTCCGTTTGGAACCCGTGTGGATCGCCCTGAAGAAAAACGGAGAGAGCGTCCTTCTCATTCCGTAA
- a CDS encoding S1C family serine protease: MGYYDDHTETRGRGRSSLLFTSLISAVIGGLIVLLLSPVLSRAGFPPASPGGEAPDNSFTEKKSISVDVTTDITKAVERVQPAVVGVVNLQRDNPFQPEALQRGTGSGIIFDKGNGKARIVTNHHVIAGADHVQVVISGGDDAKQVTAKVLGSDDISDLAVLEIPDKHVKTVANFGNSDAIKAGEPAIAIGNPLGLEFSQSVTVGVISSPKRSIDVAESMSMDVIQTDAAINPGNSGGALVNAAGQVIGINSLKIAEQGVEGLGFAIPVNDAQPIINDLIRHGRVLRPYLGITLMDLQAIPQEYWSTELNLPSSVTAGVVVRDVMSGTSAAKAGLRSRDVIVALDDQPIRSGSELRKYLYKEKKIGDEIRITFYRNGSKETATTTLTQQPVEIFR; the protein is encoded by the coding sequence GTGGGATACTATGACGACCATACGGAGACAAGGGGAAGGGGGCGTTCCTCCCTTCTTTTCACCTCTTTGATCTCGGCCGTCATCGGGGGATTGATCGTCCTCCTGCTCTCTCCCGTCCTGTCGCGGGCCGGCTTCCCCCCGGCGTCCCCCGGCGGAGAAGCCCCGGACAACAGCTTCACGGAAAAGAAGTCGATCAGCGTCGACGTGACGACCGACATCACCAAAGCCGTGGAGCGGGTGCAACCGGCGGTGGTCGGCGTCGTCAACCTGCAGCGGGACAATCCCTTTCAGCCGGAAGCCCTGCAGCGGGGCACCGGCTCCGGGATCATCTTTGACAAGGGGAACGGAAAAGCCCGGATCGTCACCAACCACCACGTGATCGCCGGAGCGGATCACGTCCAGGTGGTCATTTCGGGCGGGGACGATGCGAAACAGGTAACCGCCAAGGTATTGGGCAGCGATGACATTTCGGATCTGGCCGTTTTGGAAATCCCCGACAAGCATGTGAAAACGGTCGCCAACTTCGGCAATTCCGACGCCATTAAGGCGGGAGAACCCGCCATCGCGATCGGCAACCCCCTGGGATTGGAATTTTCCCAGTCGGTCACGGTGGGAGTGATCAGCTCTCCGAAACGATCCATCGACGTGGCGGAAAGCATGTCCATGGACGTCATCCAGACGGATGCGGCCATCAACCCCGGCAACAGCGGCGGTGCCCTGGTCAATGCCGCCGGACAGGTGATCGGAATCAACAGCCTGAAAATCGCTGAACAAGGGGTGGAAGGACTGGGCTTTGCCATCCCGGTCAACGACGCCCAGCCCATCATCAACGACCTGATCCGGCACGGACGGGTGCTCAGGCCCTACCTGGGAATCACCCTGATGGACCTGCAGGCGATTCCCCAGGAGTACTGGTCCACGGAGCTGAACCTCCCGAGCTCGGTCACCGCCGGTGTCGTGGTAAGGGATGTGATGTCCGGAACCTCCGCCGCCAAGGCGGGCCTCCGCTCCCGGGACGTGATCGTCGCTTTGGACGATCAGCCGATCCGCTCCGGTTCCGAACTGCGCAAGTACCTGTACAAGGAGAAAAAGATCGGAGATGAGATCCGCATCACCTTCTACCGGAACGGATCCAAGGAAACCGCCACCACCACGTTGACTCAACAGCCTGTGGAAATCTTCCGTTGA
- the yycI gene encoding two-component system regulatory protein YycI: MDWSRAKTLLIIAFVALNLFLTVQVIQAWVEKSQMQNGNDSIRRELTQILREKDIETPDIPQNPPPVSVLEARIAPPGKGWEPLPDGGYGKTFHPPVALSGSNQLDSFLEKQVPSFKEYHLVSRKGQKRIYLQYWKERPLYGSRLEVKLSGGRALHSLKLVRLSIKEGKDAQTPVPASFALFNLVESGKVPKGTVFTHIELGYHGQSYDAKTRVLSPVWKFAAADGRTYYVNALTGALQP; encoded by the coding sequence ATGGACTGGAGCCGCGCCAAAACCCTGCTGATCATCGCCTTCGTCGCACTCAACCTGTTTTTGACGGTGCAGGTGATCCAGGCCTGGGTGGAAAAATCGCAAATGCAAAACGGGAACGATTCGATCCGACGGGAGCTGACCCAAATCCTCAGGGAAAAGGATATCGAAACGCCGGACATCCCGCAAAACCCGCCGCCGGTCTCCGTTCTGGAGGCGCGGATCGCTCCTCCGGGCAAGGGATGGGAACCGCTTCCGGACGGCGGATACGGGAAAACCTTTCATCCCCCCGTCGCCCTCTCCGGATCGAATCAGCTCGATTCTTTCCTCGAGAAACAGGTTCCCTCGTTCAAGGAATACCACCTGGTCTCCCGGAAGGGGCAGAAGCGCATATACCTCCAGTACTGGAAAGAGCGGCCCCTCTACGGAAGCCGCCTGGAAGTGAAACTTTCGGGAGGAAGGGCCCTTCATTCCCTCAAATTGGTCCGCCTGTCCATCAAAGAAGGAAAAGACGCGCAAACTCCCGTTCCCGCTTCCTTCGCCCTGTTCAACCTGGTGGAAAGCGGCAAGGTTCCCAAGGGAACGGTTTTCACCCATATCGAACTGGGATATCACGGGCAGTCCTATGACGCCAAGACCCGCGTGCTTTCTCCCGTCTGGAAATTTGCGGCCGCCGACGGCCGGACCTATTACGTCAATGCGCTGACGGGAGCCCTTCAGCCCTGA
- a CDS encoding DHH family phosphoesterase, which produces MPNFILQRWHGKHMVWAMCFHLVLIALLASFDWVLGAGGMVVFFLLAFHLFRAERAFRKDFIQYVMTLTDRIKGANQQAMDRMPLGILLYNKDGRIEWHNPFVRGMTDEEELVGKAMSEVFPSLKELGDEEDAARMTVGDRTFEVIHRAEERLVYFREVTRLARIEHRYEQDQVFFGIMHMDNYEEAGQGLSDQNLTLLLSNVTGAITRWAENHDICLRRLDSDKFFLILRRETLDEVIRTRFGILDEVREMTRHNPIPITLSIGVSTVGRTLLERAENAQGALEIALARGGDQAVVQSGERMLFFGGKMGAVEKRTRVRARVISHALGNLIRDSERVLIMGHAKPDMDAMGAAIGVLKAVRLQQRPGYIVLDDRNPSIERLMEAVANHDELKDRIVSPERALQLAGPGTLLIMVDTHKPSLTIEPRLLSKVKRVVVIDHHRRGEEFVQDPVLVYLESYASSTSELVTELLQYQGNRISLDTLEATALLAGMVVDTRNFMVRAGSRTFEAASFLRRHGADLTMVQTLLKEDLQQFVKRAEIVKNTEVVYDKIAIAVAEEDERYGQLLIAQAADTLLNMQGITASFVIGTLEDGRVAISARSQGDLNVQLVMEALGGGGHLTNAAVQLKGVTLTEARERLLKTLEEGGLVE; this is translated from the coding sequence ATGCCGAATTTTATCTTGCAGCGATGGCATGGGAAACACATGGTTTGGGCCATGTGTTTCCATTTGGTTCTGATCGCCCTGCTCGCCTCCTTCGACTGGGTGCTCGGGGCTGGTGGAATGGTCGTTTTTTTCCTGCTGGCCTTCCACCTGTTCCGGGCGGAACGGGCGTTCCGCAAGGATTTCATCCAATATGTCATGACGTTGACGGACCGGATCAAAGGGGCCAACCAGCAGGCGATGGACCGGATGCCGCTGGGGATCCTTCTCTACAACAAGGACGGTCGGATCGAATGGCACAATCCCTTTGTTCGCGGAATGACCGATGAGGAGGAATTGGTGGGAAAGGCGATGAGCGAGGTCTTTCCCAGCCTCAAGGAATTGGGGGATGAAGAGGATGCGGCCCGGATGACGGTGGGGGACCGCACCTTCGAGGTGATTCACCGGGCCGAGGAGCGGCTCGTCTATTTCCGGGAAGTGACCCGGCTTGCCCGGATTGAACACCGCTATGAACAGGATCAGGTATTTTTCGGAATCATGCACATGGACAATTATGAAGAGGCCGGCCAGGGGCTGAGCGATCAGAATCTCACCCTCCTTCTGTCAAACGTGACCGGGGCCATCACCCGTTGGGCGGAGAATCACGACATCTGCCTGCGCCGCTTGGATTCCGACAAGTTTTTTCTCATTTTGAGGCGGGAAACCCTGGATGAGGTGATACGCACCCGTTTCGGCATCCTGGACGAGGTCCGGGAGATGACCCGCCACAATCCGATCCCCATCACCCTGAGCATCGGCGTATCCACCGTGGGACGGACGCTTCTGGAACGGGCGGAAAACGCCCAGGGCGCCCTGGAAATCGCGCTGGCCCGGGGCGGTGATCAGGCGGTGGTGCAGAGCGGGGAACGGATGTTGTTCTTCGGGGGAAAAATGGGTGCCGTCGAGAAGCGGACCCGGGTGCGCGCCCGGGTCATTTCCCACGCCCTCGGCAATCTGATCCGGGACAGCGAGCGGGTATTGATCATGGGTCATGCCAAACCGGACATGGATGCGATGGGGGCGGCCATCGGCGTCCTGAAGGCCGTTCGGCTGCAGCAACGGCCGGGATATATCGTGCTGGATGACCGGAATCCCTCCATTGAGCGCCTGATGGAGGCCGTGGCCAACCACGACGAGTTGAAGGACCGGATCGTCAGTCCGGAACGGGCCCTGCAATTGGCAGGTCCGGGAACCCTTTTGATCATGGTGGATACCCACAAGCCCTCCCTCACCATCGAGCCCCGGCTGTTAAGCAAGGTGAAGCGGGTGGTGGTGATCGACCACCACCGGCGCGGGGAAGAATTCGTACAGGACCCGGTGTTGGTGTATCTGGAATCCTACGCGTCCTCCACCAGCGAGCTGGTGACGGAACTGCTTCAATACCAGGGGAACCGCATCTCCCTCGACACCCTGGAGGCCACCGCCCTCTTGGCCGGGATGGTGGTCGACACGCGGAATTTCATGGTCCGGGCGGGTTCCCGCACCTTTGAGGCGGCTTCCTTCCTGAGGCGTCACGGGGCGGATTTGACCATGGTGCAGACCCTGCTCAAGGAAGATTTGCAGCAATTTGTAAAACGGGCCGAGATTGTCAAAAACACCGAAGTGGTATACGATAAAATTGCCATTGCTGTTGCCGAGGAAGATGAACGGTACGGGCAACTGCTCATCGCCCAGGCGGCGGATACCCTGCTCAACATGCAAGGGATCACCGCCTCCTTTGTCATCGGAACCCTTGAAGACGGACGGGTGGCGATCAGCGCCCGCTCCCAGGGGGATCTGAACGTCCAATTGGTGATGGAAGCCCTGGGCGGCGGGGGTCATCTGACCAATGCCGCCGTTCAGTTGAAGGGCGTGACGCTGACGGAAGCCCGGGAGCGGCTGTTGAAGACCTTGGAGGAAGGAGGCCTCGTCGAATGA
- the rlmH gene encoding 23S rRNA (pseudouridine(1915)-N(3))-methyltransferase RlmH: protein MHLEIVAVGKLKERYLKQGVEEYLKRLKPYARVDVVEIPEEKPAGSLTAAEEDRIRTREGERILSRLHPEAHVIALAIEGKSLSSEEMAEYIDRLATYGRSRISFVIGGSVGLSPDVLRGSDLLLSFSRMTFPHQLMRLILLEQLYRSFKIIRGETYHK from the coding sequence GTGCATCTGGAGATTGTGGCGGTAGGTAAGCTGAAGGAGCGTTATCTGAAACAGGGTGTGGAGGAATACCTGAAGCGGCTGAAGCCCTACGCCCGTGTGGATGTGGTGGAAATCCCCGAGGAGAAGCCCGCGGGTTCCCTGACCGCGGCAGAGGAAGACCGGATCAGGACGAGGGAAGGGGAGCGGATCCTGAGCCGCCTCCACCCGGAGGCCCATGTGATCGCTCTGGCGATCGAGGGGAAATCCCTCTCCTCGGAGGAGATGGCGGAATACATCGACCGCCTGGCCACCTATGGACGGAGCCGCATCTCCTTCGTCATCGGGGGATCGGTCGGCCTCTCTCCCGACGTCCTCCGGGGCTCCGACCTCCTGCTCTCCTTTTCCCGGATGACCTTTCCCCACCAGCTGATGCGGCTGATCCTGCTGGAACAGCTGTACCGTTCCTTCAAGATCATCCGGGGAGAAACCTATCATAAGTGA
- a CDS encoding CxxH/CxxC protein, whose amino-acid sequence MDKAARHRWFACDEHAEWVLDDLVEEFRTAPSIDTVSPPGSARCRMCGRTADRVFFFEIEEDSTGASGDCGGR is encoded by the coding sequence ATGGATAAAGCCGCGCGCCATCGCTGGTTCGCCTGCGATGAACATGCCGAATGGGTATTGGATGATCTTGTGGAGGAATTCAGGACCGCCCCATCCATCGATACGGTTTCCCCTCCCGGGTCCGCCCGCTGCCGCATGTGCGGCCGCACCGCCGATCGGGTTTTCTTTTTCGAAATTGAGGAGGATTCAACCGGTGCATCTGGAGATTGTGGCGGTAGGTAA